The sequence below is a genomic window from Lelliottia sp. JS-SCA-14.
CCTGCGGGAAGTTGTGGCGGATTTTCGCCAGGCCCACGGAGCCGTTGATAAAGGCGTCGCCGCTGACAATCAGGCCGCGTACGGCGTTCAGGTTCAGCTCGGCGATGCAGCTTTCTGCCGCAGCAATCAGCTTATCGTCGGCTTTAAAGCCTGCCGGACAGCCAGGCAGCTGGCCATACTCGTAACCGAATGCCGTCACATCGGCATCGTGATAGCGCGCTTCATCGGAGACCACGATATCGCCCACTTTCAGCGTAGGAGCCAGACCGCCAGCGGAACCGGTGTTGATGATCACATCCGGTTTACAGCGCTCAAGCAGCAGGGTCGCGCCCAGTGCTGCCGCCACTTTACCGATGCCTGATTTCAGCAGAGCGACGTCAGTCCCGTTCAGCTGGCCGGTGTAGATTTCACACCCACCCAGAGAGAGGGTCTGACAGTTCTCAATTTTGTCACGCAGGAGCGTAACTTCTTCTTCCATTGCACCAATAATGCCGATTTTCATAGATTTACTCGCGATGTGCCTTGTTAAGATGCATAGTCTATCATGCGCATCAGGGGAAACGCATTCTCAGGCGGGGGAGCTCATGGCACCAATCGATTTTCGCAATAAAATTAACTGGCATCGTCGTTTCCGTTCTCCGCAGGGAGAAAAGAGCGAGCACGAGATCCTGCGTATCTTCGAAAGCGATCGCGGGCGCATTGTGAACTCGCCGGCGATCCGCCGCCTGCAGCAAAAAACCCAGGTCTTCCCGCTGGAGCGCAATGCCGCCGTCCGCACGCGTCTGACCCATTCCATGGAAGTACAGCAGGTCGGGCGCTACATTGCCAAAGAGATTTTAAGCCGTCTGAAAGAGCAGCGTTTGCTGGAAACCTACGGTCTGGATGAACTCACCGGGCCGTTCGAAAGCATCGTCGAGATGGCCTGCCTGATGCACGACATCGGCAACCCGCCGTTCGGCCATTTCGGCGAGGCGGCGATCAACGACTGGTTCAAACAGAAACTTTTCCCGTCCGATGCGGCAAGTCAGCCCCTGAGCGAAGACCGCTGCATCTTCAGAGCCCTAAAACTGCGCGAAGGCGAAGAGGCCTTAAACGACCTGCGGCGCAAGGTGCGTCAGGATCTCTGCCAGTTCGAAGGCAATGCCCAGGGGATTCGTCTGGTGCACTCCCTGATGCGCATGAACCTGACGTGGGCGCAGGTGGGCTGCATTCTCAAATATACCCGCCCGGCGTGGTGGATGGGTGAACCGCCCGCGTCGCACAGCTATTTGATGAAAAAGCCCGGCTATTATTTGTCGGAAGAACGCTATATTGAAAGGCTGCGTAAAGAACTTTCACTGACCCCGCACGGGCGCTTTCCATTGACGTGGATTATGGAAGCCGCTGACGATATTTCCTATTGCGTGGCCGATCTGGAAGACGCCGTTGAGAAAAGAATATTTAGCGTCGAGGAGCTTTATCAGCATCTTTACGACGCCTGGGGCAAACATGAAAAAGGCTCGCTCTTTTCTCAGGTGGTCGAAAACGCGTGGGAAAAATCCCGTTCCAATTCATTGAGTCGCAGTACGGAAGATCAGTTCTTTATGTATTTGCGGGTCAATACCTTAAATAAACTGGTGCCCTACGCGGCGTCGCGTTTTATCGACAATTTACCGGCGATTTTTAGCGGTGAGTTTAATCATGCGCTGCTGGAAGATGACAGCGGGTTTAGCCAACTTCTTGAGTTGTATAAAGATGTCGCCATGCGCCACGTCTTCAGTCATCCGGATGTTGAACAGCTGGAATTACAGGGCTATCGGGTGATCAGCGGCCTGCTGGAAATCTATCGACCGCTGCTGCAATTATCTGTCGACGACTTTACCGAGCTGGTGGAAAAAGATCGCATCAAACGTTTGCCGATTGAAACGCGGTTGCTGCATAAACTCTCGACTCGTCATCGACTTGCCTACGTTGAAACGGTCAGTAAAATCGATCGCGAATCCGTGCAGTGGCCGGTTCTGGAATATTATTATCGCTGCCGTCTTATTCAGGACTATATCAGCGGCATGACCGATTTGTATGCCTGGGATGAATACCGCCGCCTGATGGCAGTGGAATAATGAATGAGTTTTGTAAAGACAAACAATAAATTTTTACTTTTTCCAAAAACTTAATCCCGGAACTTCGGGCTATAAAACGAATCTGACGTACACAGCAATTTTGCGTTATCTGTAAATCGAGATTGAGAACATGAAAAAAACCACATTAGCAATGAGTGCACTGGCTCTGAGTTTAGGTTTAGCGTTATCCCCTCTGACTGCAACCGCAGCGGAGACCGCATCGTCGGCCGCTACGGCGCAGCCGATGCCAAGCCTTGCCCCGATGCTCGAAAAAGTGATGCCATCGGTGGTGAGTATTAACGTTGAGGGGAGCACGACCGTTAATACACCGCGCATGCCGCGCAACTTCCAGCAGTTCTTCGGTGATAACTCACCGTTCTGCCAGGACGGTTCTCCGTTCCAGAGCTCCCCATTCTGTCAGGGTGGCGGCGCTGGTGATGACGCCCCAGGCGGCGGTAACGGCGGCGGCCAGCAGCAGAAATTCATGGCCCTGGGTTCAGGCGTGATCATTGATGCGGCGAAAGGCTATGTCGTGACTAACAACCACGTGGTCGACAACGCCAGCACCATCAAAGTGCAGCTGAGCGATGGCCGTAAATTTGATGCCAAAGTGGTGGGTAAAGATCCGCGCTCTGACATCGCCCTGATCCAGATTCAGGATCCGAAAAACCTGACGGCGATTAAACTGGCTGACTCCGATGCCCTGCGCGTTGGTGATTACACCGTCGCTATCGGTAACCCGTTTGGTCTGGGTGAAACCGTGACCTCCGGTATCGTTTCTGCGCTGGGTCGTAGCGGCCTGAACGCGGAAAACTACGAGAACTTTATCCAGACCGATGCGGCGATTAACCGCGGTAACTCCGGCGGCGCGCTGGTGAACCTGAACGGTGAACTGATCGGGATTAACACCGCGATCCTGGCACCGGACGGCGGCAACATCGGTATCGGCTTTGCGATCCCGAGTAACATGGTGAAAAACCTGACCGGTCAGATGGTTGAATTTGGCCAGGTGAAACGCGGCGAGCTGGGCATTCTGGGTACCGAACTGAACTCCGAGCTGGCAAAAGCGATGAAAGTGGACGCTCAGCGTGGCGCATTCGTCAGCCAGGTGATGCCGAACTCCTCTGCGGCGAAAGCCGGTATCAAGGCGGGTGACGTGATCACCACCCTGAACGGCAAGCCAATCAGCAGCTTTGCGGCGCTGCGTGCTGAAGTCGGCTCTATGCCGGTCGGCAGCAAAGTGTCCCTCGGCCTGCTGCGTGACGGCAAACCGGTGAACGTGAGCCTGGAGCTGCAGCAGAGCAGCCAGAATCAGGTCGACTCCAGCACCATCTTTAGCGGCATCGAAGGTGCGGATATGAGCAACAAAGGCGCAGATAAAGGCGTGGTGGTGAATGATGTTAAAGCCAGCTCCCCGGCAGCGCGTATCGGCCTGAAAAAAGGCGATGTGATTATCGGCGCGAACCAGCAGCCGGTGAAAAACATTGCTGAACTGCGCAAAATTCTCGACAGCAAACCAACGGTGCTGGCGCTGAATATCCAGCGTGGTGACACCAGCCTGTACCTGTTAATGCAGTAATCTCTCCAACCCCTGCCTGAGTGCAGGCAGGGGTTTCTTCGTTTCTGTGACCCTTTCCACAAGTCCATACTTCTCTCCCTGACTTTGTGCATCCGCACAATGCCACACCCTTTGAACTCCCCTATGCTTGAGCTCTGCTCACAGGAGGGGTACATGGCTGGCTGGCATCTCGATACCAAAATGGCGCAGGAAATCGTGGCACGAACCATGCGCATCATTGATACCAATATCAACGTGATGGATGCCCGTGGGCGAATCATCGGCAGCGGCGATCGTGAGCGCATTGGGGAATTGCACGAAGGCGCGCTTCTGGTGCTCTCCCAGGGGCGGGTGGTGGATATCGACGACGCAGTGGCACGGCACCTGCACGGCGTGCGTCAGGGGATCAACCTGCCGCTGCGCCTCGAAGGGGAGATCGTCGGCGTCATCGGTTTGACCGGTGAACCGGAATCCCTGCGCAAATACGGTGAACTGGTCTGTATGACCGCCGAGATGATGCTCGAGCAGTCGCGTCTGATGCACCTCCTGGCGCAGGACAGCCGTCTGCGCGAAGAGCTGGTGATGAACCTGATCCAGGCCGAAGAGCATACGCCTGCGCTGACGGAGTGGGCGCAGCGTCTGGGCATCGATCTCAATCAGCCGCGCGTGGTGGCGGTGATTGAAGTGGACAGCGGCCAGCTCGGCGTGGACAGCGCGATGGCGGAGCTGCAGCAGCTGCAAAATGCGCTGGCGACGCCGGAGCGCAATAACCTGGTGGCGATTGTGTCCCTGACCGAGATGGTGGTCCTGAAACCGGCGCTGAATCAGTTTGGCCGCTGGGATGCGGAAGATCATCGTCGTCGCGTTGAGCAGCTTATCGCGCGGATGAAAGAGAACGGCCAACTGCGTTTTCGCGTCGCCCTCGGCAACTATTTCACCGGGCCGGGCAGCATCGCCCGTTCCTGGCGCACGGCGCGCACCACCATGATGGTGGGGAAACAGCGGATGCCCGAAAGTAGGGGTTATTTCTATCAGGATCTAATGCTGCCCGTGCTGCTCGACAGTCTTCGCGGCGGCTGGCAGGCAAATGAGCTGGCGCGGCCATTGGTGCGTCTCAAGGCGATGGATAACAACGGGCTGCTGCGCCGGACGCTGCAGGCCTGGTTTCGCCATAACGTGCAGCCGCTGGCGACCTCGAAAGCGCTGTTTATTCATCGCAATACGCTGGAGTACCGGTTGAACCGGATTTCGGAGCTGACGGGGTTAGATCTGGGCAATTTCGATGACAGGCTGTTGCTGTATGTGGCGTTGCAGCTGGATGAGCAAAGGTGAGTCATTCATGCCTGGTGGCGTTGCGCTTACCGGGCCAACAAGGTCACCGCACCAGTGGCGGGATCGTAGGCCCGGTAAGCGCAGCGCCACCGGGCGTTTAACTGTACGAACCTCACCTTTGTGCCGGGTGGCGGCTTCGCCTTACCCGGCCTACAGGGAGGTCGCACCAGAGCATTTACTTTCCGCGCGTTAACTTCTCAAGATCCGATTCGATTTCGCTGATCTTGTTGGTCACAACACTTTCCAGATGACGCAGGTCATCCAGGATCTTACGTT
It includes:
- the mtnN gene encoding 5'-methylthioadenosine/S-adenosylhomocysteine nucleosidase; this encodes MKIGIIGAMEEEVTLLRDKIENCQTLSLGGCEIYTGQLNGTDVALLKSGIGKVAAALGATLLLERCKPDVIINTGSAGGLAPTLKVGDIVVSDEARYHDADVTAFGYEYGQLPGCPAGFKADDKLIAAAESCIAELNLNAVRGLIVSGDAFINGSVGLAKIRHNFPQAIAVEMEATAIAHVCHNFSVPFVVVRAISDVADQQSHLSFDEFLAVAAKQSTIMVETLVQKLARG
- the dgt gene encoding dGTPase — its product is MAPIDFRNKINWHRRFRSPQGEKSEHEILRIFESDRGRIVNSPAIRRLQQKTQVFPLERNAAVRTRLTHSMEVQQVGRYIAKEILSRLKEQRLLETYGLDELTGPFESIVEMACLMHDIGNPPFGHFGEAAINDWFKQKLFPSDAASQPLSEDRCIFRALKLREGEEALNDLRRKVRQDLCQFEGNAQGIRLVHSLMRMNLTWAQVGCILKYTRPAWWMGEPPASHSYLMKKPGYYLSEERYIERLRKELSLTPHGRFPLTWIMEAADDISYCVADLEDAVEKRIFSVEELYQHLYDAWGKHEKGSLFSQVVENAWEKSRSNSLSRSTEDQFFMYLRVNTLNKLVPYAASRFIDNLPAIFSGEFNHALLEDDSGFSQLLELYKDVAMRHVFSHPDVEQLELQGYRVISGLLEIYRPLLQLSVDDFTELVEKDRIKRLPIETRLLHKLSTRHRLAYVETVSKIDRESVQWPVLEYYYRCRLIQDYISGMTDLYAWDEYRRLMAVE
- the degP gene encoding serine endoprotease DegP — protein: MKKTTLAMSALALSLGLALSPLTATAAETASSAATAQPMPSLAPMLEKVMPSVVSINVEGSTTVNTPRMPRNFQQFFGDNSPFCQDGSPFQSSPFCQGGGAGDDAPGGGNGGGQQQKFMALGSGVIIDAAKGYVVTNNHVVDNASTIKVQLSDGRKFDAKVVGKDPRSDIALIQIQDPKNLTAIKLADSDALRVGDYTVAIGNPFGLGETVTSGIVSALGRSGLNAENYENFIQTDAAINRGNSGGALVNLNGELIGINTAILAPDGGNIGIGFAIPSNMVKNLTGQMVEFGQVKRGELGILGTELNSELAKAMKVDAQRGAFVSQVMPNSSAAKAGIKAGDVITTLNGKPISSFAALRAEVGSMPVGSKVSLGLLRDGKPVNVSLELQQSSQNQVDSSTIFSGIEGADMSNKGADKGVVVNDVKASSPAARIGLKKGDVIIGANQQPVKNIAELRKILDSKPTVLALNIQRGDTSLYLLMQ
- the cdaR gene encoding DNA-binding transcriptional regulator CdaR, coding for MAGWHLDTKMAQEIVARTMRIIDTNINVMDARGRIIGSGDRERIGELHEGALLVLSQGRVVDIDDAVARHLHGVRQGINLPLRLEGEIVGVIGLTGEPESLRKYGELVCMTAEMMLEQSRLMHLLAQDSRLREELVMNLIQAEEHTPALTEWAQRLGIDLNQPRVVAVIEVDSGQLGVDSAMAELQQLQNALATPERNNLVAIVSLTEMVVLKPALNQFGRWDAEDHRRRVEQLIARMKENGQLRFRVALGNYFTGPGSIARSWRTARTTMMVGKQRMPESRGYFYQDLMLPVLLDSLRGGWQANELARPLVRLKAMDNNGLLRRTLQAWFRHNVQPLATSKALFIHRNTLEYRLNRISELTGLDLGNFDDRLLLYVALQLDEQR